The following coding sequences lie in one Syngnathus scovelli strain Florida chromosome 1, RoL_Ssco_1.2, whole genome shotgun sequence genomic window:
- the LOC125983431 gene encoding seipin, producing the protein MDRANHMQSEEEPFVLFGALLTRLNDAAVRAMFRVRQKVVQSVVLLSVLVLLLWLSAFLYGSFYYSYMPLVAYSTPVHYYYRTDCDSPKSFRCSYPVANVSLIRNNMPVLTLGQAYQMTLQLDMPDSETNQELGMFMIRTTCFSRDGGQVATSARSARQLPSASSSRFSMLRYQSNLLRTMSTLLFFPVLLGGVVEQKQVLAVELFSEYTDDPYSPSSTAVIEILSSKVQIYSSQLYIHAYFTGVRYLLFNFPVLSAVVGMFSNFIFLSVFLVFSYMRLLLDRPDQAQMNAAVRLGNGDNNNTPT; encoded by the exons ATGGATCGAGCAAATCACATGCAGTCTGAAGAGGAACCATTCGTCCTTTTTGGTGCTTTGCTAACGAGATTGAACGATGCCGCTGTCAGGGCGATGTTCCGTGTCCGTCAGAAGGTTGTGCAGAGCGTCGTCTTACTCTCCGTGCTGGTGCTGCTTCTCTGGCTCTCCGCCTTTTTGTATGGGAGCTTCTACTACTCCTACATGCCTTTGGTGGCTTATTCCACACCGGTGCACTATTACTACAG GACAGACTGTGACTCTCCAAAGTCTTTTAGGTGCTCGTATCCCGTGGCCAACGTCTCCCTGATAAGAAACAACATGCCT GTGTTGACATTGGGCCAGGCCTATCAAATGACTCTCCAACTGGACATGCCTGATTCCGAGACCAACCAGGAACTCGGGATGTTCATGATCAGGACAACCTGCTTCTCTCGTGACGGAGGGCAAGTGGCGACGTCCGCTCGTTCC GCAAGGCAACTCCCATCCGCCTCCAGCTCTCGCTTT AGTATGCTGCGGTACCAGTCTAACCTTCTGAGGACCATGTCAACACTGCTGTTCTTCCCGGTGTTGCTGGGTGGAGTTGTTGAGCAGAAGCAAGTATTAGCGGTGGAACTCTTCTCGGAATACACAGACGACCCA TACTCCCCCTCGTCCACAGCCGTCATCGAGATTCTATCCAGCAAGGTGCAGATCTATTCATCCCAGCTCTACATCCATGCTTATTTCACCGGTGTAAG GTACTTGCTGTTCAACTTCCCAGTCCTGTCAGCTGTTGTGGGGATGTTCAGTAATTTCATCTTCCTTAGCGTTTTCTTGGTCTTCAGCTACATGAGGCTGCTGTTAGACAGACCAGACCAG GCCCAAATGAATGCAGCAGTCAGGTTGGGAAATGGTGACAACAACAATACACCTACTTGA
- the nxf1a gene encoding nuclear RNA export factor 1 isoform X1 — protein sequence MWTTVKRLTVNQTGTFVPDMDTQWKCMPNLQVTRALHQSSMLSREVRCTGYTTPGEHDDRTGSSNRNRKGRSSNKGRAYERFRRDRQRGGHGGGGGNGGGFGGPGPRSRLEDTDGDVTMNDSSQDNSSQNRFTPYGRPFRKDGRDRRQGKGGGGRGGFRGDRGSGGRNRATWFKVTIPHGKKYEKKWLLTALQNICSVTYTPVQYHVDHNKAHFYLDDAAAANALHKCSHKITDTDGYKVEVHVNRSNPPNFLLSDLKPEDIEHLRQCMAKRFDGSQQALDLNNIRTDPDLVSQNVEVILNRKTNMEAVIKIIEENIPELTSLNLSNNRLHKLDDLSELTTKVPNLKSLNLSHNELKLDRDLDKVKGLKLVELWLVRNPLCDHFKDQASYISAVRQRFPRLLKLDGNDLPPPIGFDVETPTTIPPCKGSYFGSDEIKGLILRFLQQYYSIYDSGNRQPLLDAYHDGASLSITTPFSNQNPSRSSLGEYHKDTRNLKRIRDSTIRFRLLKHTRLNVVAFINELPKTQHDIASFTIDVNTYTNTLLSFTVSGVFKEVAVNGKSRDSTMAFSRVFITVPAGNSGLCIVNDQLFIRMATTEEIRKAFVAPAPTPSSSPVPTLTAHQQEMLTAFSQKSGMNLEWSQKCLQDNEWDFNKAAQIFTQLQAEGKIPDVAFIK from the exons ATGTGGACAACGGTGAAAAGGCTCACG GTAAACCAGACAGGTACATTTGTGCCAGACATGGACACGCAGTGGAAATGTATGCCCAACCTGCAGGTCACACGAGCGCTACACCAAA GCTCTATGCTGTCAAGGGAGGTTAGATGCACTGGTTACACGACTCCAGGAG agcaTGACGACCGTACTGGATCGAGCAATCGCAACCGTAAAGGCAGAAGTTCCAATAAAGGTCGTGCTTATGAACGCTTCCGTAGAGACCGCCAACGTGGCGGccatggtggtggtggcggcaaTGGAGGAGGATTTGGGGGTCCAGGACCACGCTCCAGACTTGAAGACACTGATGGAGATGTGACAATGAATGACAGCAGTCAAGACAATAGCAGTCAGAACAGATT CACGCCTTACGGAAGGCCCTTTCGAAAAGACGGCCGAGACAGGCGACAAGGCAAAGGGGGAGGTGGCAGAGGAGGCTTTAGAGGAGACAGAGGCAGTGGAGGGCGAAACCGTGCCACATGGTTCAAAGTGACC ATTCCTCATgggaaaaaatatgaaaagaaaTGGTTATTGACTGCGCTTCAGAACATCTGCTCTGTAACTTACACACCTGTTCAG TACCACGTTGACCATAACAAAGCCCATTTCTATTTGGACGATGCCGCCGCAGCCAACGCTCTGCATAAATGCTCTCACAAAATCACCGACACAGACGGCTACAAG GTGGAAGTGCACGTCAATCGTAGCAATCCACCCAACTTCCTCCTGTCTGACCTCAAACCAGAAGATATCGAACATTTGAGG CAGTGTATGGCAAAACGTTTTGATGGCTCACAACAAGCTCTGGATTTGAACAACATCCGGACAGACCCTG ACCTGGTGTCCCAGAATGTTGAAGTCATCTTGAATAGGAAGACAAATATGGAAGCAGTCATCAAGATTATTGAAGAGAATATTCCAGAG CTGACCAGCTTGAACCTGAGCAACAACCGTCTCCATAAACTGGATGACCTTAGTGAGTTGACTACAAAAGTGCCTAATTTGAAGAGCCTCAACCTTTCCCACAATGAG CTGAAGTTAGACCGAGATCTGGACAAAGTCAAAGGCCTGAAGCTGGTTGAGCTGTGGCTGGTCAGGAACCCGTTGTGTGATCACTTCAAGGACCAGGCTTCATATATCAG TGCTGTGCGGCAGAGGTTCCCCCGCCTACTTAAACTC GATGGTAATGACCTTCCTCCGCCCATCGGATTTGACGTGGAAACACCCACCACCATCCCCCCTTGCAAG GGAAGCTATTTCGGCTCAGATGAAATCAAGGGCCTCATCCTTCGATTCTTGCAACA GTACTACAGTATATATGACTCTGGGAACAGACAGCCTCTCCTGGATGCTTACCATGACGGTGCATCGTTGTCCATCACAACACCTTTTTCCAACCAAAACCCTTCCAg gtCAAGTCTGGGAGAGTACCACAAAGACACTCGAAACCTGAAACGGATCAGAGACTCGA CGATCCGCTTCAGACTGCTGAAGCACACGCGTCTCAATGTGGTGGCTTTCATTAATGAGCTACCCAAAACTCAGCATGACATCGCCTCTTTCACTATTGATGTAAATACCTACACG AACACACTTCTGTCATTCACTGTCAGCGGAGTCTTCAAAGAGG TTGCTGTCAATGGAAAATCCAGAGACTCTACAATGGCCTTCTCTCGAGTTTTTATCACAGTCCCTGCAGGAAATTCTGG CCTGTGCATAGTCAACGACCAGCTCTTCATTCGAATGGCCACGACAGAAGAGATTCGAAAGGCTTTTGTGGCACCTGCTCCAACGCCATCTTCCAGCCCGGTGCCCACTCTTACTGCACATCAGCAGGAGATGCTCACGGCATTCTCGCAGAAATCAGGCATGAACCTGGAATGGTCCCAAAA GTGTTTACAAGACAATGAATGGGACTTTAACAAAGCAGCGCAAATCTTCACACAGTTACag GCGGAAGGAAAAATCCCTGATGTTGCATTCATCAAATAA
- the nxf1a gene encoding nuclear RNA export factor 1 isoform X3, which yields MAEGAHYFEHDDRTGSSNRNRKGRSSNKGRAYERFRRDRQRGGHGGGGGNGGGFGGPGPRSRLEDTDGDVTMNDSSQDNSSQNRFTPYGRPFRKDGRDRRQGKGGGGRGGFRGDRGSGGRNRATWFKVTIPHGKKYEKKWLLTALQNICSVTYTPVQYHVDHNKAHFYLDDAAAANALHKCSHKITDTDGYKVEVHVNRSNPPNFLLSDLKPEDIEHLRQCMAKRFDGSQQALDLNNIRTDPDLVSQNVEVILNRKTNMEAVIKIIEENIPELTSLNLSNNRLHKLDDLSELTTKVPNLKSLNLSHNELKLDRDLDKVKGLKLVELWLVRNPLCDHFKDQASYISAVRQRFPRLLKLDGNDLPPPIGFDVETPTTIPPCKGSYFGSDEIKGLILRFLQQYYSIYDSGNRQPLLDAYHDGASLSITTPFSNQNPSRSSLGEYHKDTRNLKRIRDSTIRFRLLKHTRLNVVAFINELPKTQHDIASFTIDVNTYTNTLLSFTVSGVFKEVAVNGKSRDSTMAFSRVFITVPAGNSGLCIVNDQLFIRMATTEEIRKAFVAPAPTPSSSPVPTLTAHQQEMLTAFSQKSGMNLEWSQKCLQDNEWDFNKAAQIFTQLQAEGKIPDVAFIK from the exons ATGGCGGAAGGCGCCCATTACTTTG agcaTGACGACCGTACTGGATCGAGCAATCGCAACCGTAAAGGCAGAAGTTCCAATAAAGGTCGTGCTTATGAACGCTTCCGTAGAGACCGCCAACGTGGCGGccatggtggtggtggcggcaaTGGAGGAGGATTTGGGGGTCCAGGACCACGCTCCAGACTTGAAGACACTGATGGAGATGTGACAATGAATGACAGCAGTCAAGACAATAGCAGTCAGAACAGATT CACGCCTTACGGAAGGCCCTTTCGAAAAGACGGCCGAGACAGGCGACAAGGCAAAGGGGGAGGTGGCAGAGGAGGCTTTAGAGGAGACAGAGGCAGTGGAGGGCGAAACCGTGCCACATGGTTCAAAGTGACC ATTCCTCATgggaaaaaatatgaaaagaaaTGGTTATTGACTGCGCTTCAGAACATCTGCTCTGTAACTTACACACCTGTTCAG TACCACGTTGACCATAACAAAGCCCATTTCTATTTGGACGATGCCGCCGCAGCCAACGCTCTGCATAAATGCTCTCACAAAATCACCGACACAGACGGCTACAAG GTGGAAGTGCACGTCAATCGTAGCAATCCACCCAACTTCCTCCTGTCTGACCTCAAACCAGAAGATATCGAACATTTGAGG CAGTGTATGGCAAAACGTTTTGATGGCTCACAACAAGCTCTGGATTTGAACAACATCCGGACAGACCCTG ACCTGGTGTCCCAGAATGTTGAAGTCATCTTGAATAGGAAGACAAATATGGAAGCAGTCATCAAGATTATTGAAGAGAATATTCCAGAG CTGACCAGCTTGAACCTGAGCAACAACCGTCTCCATAAACTGGATGACCTTAGTGAGTTGACTACAAAAGTGCCTAATTTGAAGAGCCTCAACCTTTCCCACAATGAG CTGAAGTTAGACCGAGATCTGGACAAAGTCAAAGGCCTGAAGCTGGTTGAGCTGTGGCTGGTCAGGAACCCGTTGTGTGATCACTTCAAGGACCAGGCTTCATATATCAG TGCTGTGCGGCAGAGGTTCCCCCGCCTACTTAAACTC GATGGTAATGACCTTCCTCCGCCCATCGGATTTGACGTGGAAACACCCACCACCATCCCCCCTTGCAAG GGAAGCTATTTCGGCTCAGATGAAATCAAGGGCCTCATCCTTCGATTCTTGCAACA GTACTACAGTATATATGACTCTGGGAACAGACAGCCTCTCCTGGATGCTTACCATGACGGTGCATCGTTGTCCATCACAACACCTTTTTCCAACCAAAACCCTTCCAg gtCAAGTCTGGGAGAGTACCACAAAGACACTCGAAACCTGAAACGGATCAGAGACTCGA CGATCCGCTTCAGACTGCTGAAGCACACGCGTCTCAATGTGGTGGCTTTCATTAATGAGCTACCCAAAACTCAGCATGACATCGCCTCTTTCACTATTGATGTAAATACCTACACG AACACACTTCTGTCATTCACTGTCAGCGGAGTCTTCAAAGAGG TTGCTGTCAATGGAAAATCCAGAGACTCTACAATGGCCTTCTCTCGAGTTTTTATCACAGTCCCTGCAGGAAATTCTGG CCTGTGCATAGTCAACGACCAGCTCTTCATTCGAATGGCCACGACAGAAGAGATTCGAAAGGCTTTTGTGGCACCTGCTCCAACGCCATCTTCCAGCCCGGTGCCCACTCTTACTGCACATCAGCAGGAGATGCTCACGGCATTCTCGCAGAAATCAGGCATGAACCTGGAATGGTCCCAAAA GTGTTTACAAGACAATGAATGGGACTTTAACAAAGCAGCGCAAATCTTCACACAGTTACag GCGGAAGGAAAAATCCCTGATGTTGCATTCATCAAATAA
- the nxf1a gene encoding nuclear RNA export factor 1 isoform X2: MLSREVRCTGYTTPGEHDDRTGSSNRNRKGRSSNKGRAYERFRRDRQRGGHGGGGGNGGGFGGPGPRSRLEDTDGDVTMNDSSQDNSSQNRFTPYGRPFRKDGRDRRQGKGGGGRGGFRGDRGSGGRNRATWFKVTIPHGKKYEKKWLLTALQNICSVTYTPVQYHVDHNKAHFYLDDAAAANALHKCSHKITDTDGYKVEVHVNRSNPPNFLLSDLKPEDIEHLRQCMAKRFDGSQQALDLNNIRTDPDLVSQNVEVILNRKTNMEAVIKIIEENIPELTSLNLSNNRLHKLDDLSELTTKVPNLKSLNLSHNELKLDRDLDKVKGLKLVELWLVRNPLCDHFKDQASYISAVRQRFPRLLKLDGNDLPPPIGFDVETPTTIPPCKGSYFGSDEIKGLILRFLQQYYSIYDSGNRQPLLDAYHDGASLSITTPFSNQNPSRSSLGEYHKDTRNLKRIRDSTIRFRLLKHTRLNVVAFINELPKTQHDIASFTIDVNTYTNTLLSFTVSGVFKEVAVNGKSRDSTMAFSRVFITVPAGNSGLCIVNDQLFIRMATTEEIRKAFVAPAPTPSSSPVPTLTAHQQEMLTAFSQKSGMNLEWSQKCLQDNEWDFNKAAQIFTQLQAEGKIPDVAFIK, translated from the exons ATGCTGTCAAGGGAGGTTAGATGCACTGGTTACACGACTCCAGGAG agcaTGACGACCGTACTGGATCGAGCAATCGCAACCGTAAAGGCAGAAGTTCCAATAAAGGTCGTGCTTATGAACGCTTCCGTAGAGACCGCCAACGTGGCGGccatggtggtggtggcggcaaTGGAGGAGGATTTGGGGGTCCAGGACCACGCTCCAGACTTGAAGACACTGATGGAGATGTGACAATGAATGACAGCAGTCAAGACAATAGCAGTCAGAACAGATT CACGCCTTACGGAAGGCCCTTTCGAAAAGACGGCCGAGACAGGCGACAAGGCAAAGGGGGAGGTGGCAGAGGAGGCTTTAGAGGAGACAGAGGCAGTGGAGGGCGAAACCGTGCCACATGGTTCAAAGTGACC ATTCCTCATgggaaaaaatatgaaaagaaaTGGTTATTGACTGCGCTTCAGAACATCTGCTCTGTAACTTACACACCTGTTCAG TACCACGTTGACCATAACAAAGCCCATTTCTATTTGGACGATGCCGCCGCAGCCAACGCTCTGCATAAATGCTCTCACAAAATCACCGACACAGACGGCTACAAG GTGGAAGTGCACGTCAATCGTAGCAATCCACCCAACTTCCTCCTGTCTGACCTCAAACCAGAAGATATCGAACATTTGAGG CAGTGTATGGCAAAACGTTTTGATGGCTCACAACAAGCTCTGGATTTGAACAACATCCGGACAGACCCTG ACCTGGTGTCCCAGAATGTTGAAGTCATCTTGAATAGGAAGACAAATATGGAAGCAGTCATCAAGATTATTGAAGAGAATATTCCAGAG CTGACCAGCTTGAACCTGAGCAACAACCGTCTCCATAAACTGGATGACCTTAGTGAGTTGACTACAAAAGTGCCTAATTTGAAGAGCCTCAACCTTTCCCACAATGAG CTGAAGTTAGACCGAGATCTGGACAAAGTCAAAGGCCTGAAGCTGGTTGAGCTGTGGCTGGTCAGGAACCCGTTGTGTGATCACTTCAAGGACCAGGCTTCATATATCAG TGCTGTGCGGCAGAGGTTCCCCCGCCTACTTAAACTC GATGGTAATGACCTTCCTCCGCCCATCGGATTTGACGTGGAAACACCCACCACCATCCCCCCTTGCAAG GGAAGCTATTTCGGCTCAGATGAAATCAAGGGCCTCATCCTTCGATTCTTGCAACA GTACTACAGTATATATGACTCTGGGAACAGACAGCCTCTCCTGGATGCTTACCATGACGGTGCATCGTTGTCCATCACAACACCTTTTTCCAACCAAAACCCTTCCAg gtCAAGTCTGGGAGAGTACCACAAAGACACTCGAAACCTGAAACGGATCAGAGACTCGA CGATCCGCTTCAGACTGCTGAAGCACACGCGTCTCAATGTGGTGGCTTTCATTAATGAGCTACCCAAAACTCAGCATGACATCGCCTCTTTCACTATTGATGTAAATACCTACACG AACACACTTCTGTCATTCACTGTCAGCGGAGTCTTCAAAGAGG TTGCTGTCAATGGAAAATCCAGAGACTCTACAATGGCCTTCTCTCGAGTTTTTATCACAGTCCCTGCAGGAAATTCTGG CCTGTGCATAGTCAACGACCAGCTCTTCATTCGAATGGCCACGACAGAAGAGATTCGAAAGGCTTTTGTGGCACCTGCTCCAACGCCATCTTCCAGCCCGGTGCCCACTCTTACTGCACATCAGCAGGAGATGCTCACGGCATTCTCGCAGAAATCAGGCATGAACCTGGAATGGTCCCAAAA GTGTTTACAAGACAATGAATGGGACTTTAACAAAGCAGCGCAAATCTTCACACAGTTACag GCGGAAGGAAAAATCCCTGATGTTGCATTCATCAAATAA
- the si:dkeyp-115e12.6 gene encoding centromere protein F: MSWAEEDWTAGLSGRVLQKVKELQAHQERLSRENKQKQLQLDNIHLSHDKQTVKYEEMRGELHAVRRELQSVREEAQVALNGEQRLTQELQTKQAQVCFLEGQLDASRTVNNKLTQQIKRLEAELEKLQNGSRSTDSSPFSTPCWSASSPWEHHGSRKDERMVQNEEMQSSPYIRRLQFPDTPSTSLPRLHKTTPRSHPSDPFSTPLAAFPWERDDPRPTARRASPSSPQTPVADHQSKREVPEREKDLSTQADMSLSQMRHHAASLEQELSEKTETLKSLQDEVALGKKKMAATELSLQRAHNELSGAHTRIAQETERASAVEQRLKQLQEELKCQRQNADSSRLQHQQRTKELDKQHQRDLLELQKEKQCMEKQHQQEVNKLNQELQQARTLHNALQAQADKLSQQKQTLEKELESLKEKVKFTEAQLQESQKKETQIQAKLKEVMLDAECVAVSLEQSKKRERALEEEAGRLAEEKVDALRLLKELQEQKASPLPDCTPLVLACPIGQSSSSQPSSRHTRSSAYTKRPATLRAEPSGVKQEEEVQQRAEISVSYPPDREPGEGIDSEHIIADIECSCRGVNYEEKESSSSSNAPAKGEKDTIVRETLKSEQTVCTDDLQRENASLRSELGDMREALQKQLDDLEVQRCAEVETRTRLKQLSRKHASQGAEREEQDKQWKAQLEREKSENDRLRKTLAALEEREERDGTTQAREDREAEMMQLNLQLKQQLGEVKVQLALEREGRERENKELTQIAAAEREANKQLIVKQEELTAQLAELKSGKDEESLCDAKVVASSPLTYMTLLSDGLDFNNSVSENQVPSPEQYAHFCQSTNRLNTPASQNTTMAPQHSQLSHEGQTGQIELEDTSSDHLRKDESESSDLTEEIERLRQENAQETERAKQLQIKLTVLQNQLTSQTKQLTLGFEKQSQYISGLLTELQEKDGALLSQGEELRRCIQELDALKDEGMGRKVGKISTVENCITSNLVAKKDVLPNALSVSHDITSEIGQSHDEIINHLQTQVVALQKELEELTEVARQQAEELSIWKLASQPSSTLDHVLPSQYETPTQRSAIDHSAALVIREDEVLLSCVSNRLQGRMLCNSVHQNNMQVMSILQAPADMNTPSDKDTQLSGPNRSPHKFSDQETGQDHVSKIPAQISDGSWTASKHLSASTNCSATSVSTQTEHLRSGATEALPERHCAHTQTVTEKKDSDDVSPHQPQAAPSAGRETGDKMLFSTSFPIPADPVRLAERIRRNRMQLSAAFDDTEYEPYGLPEVVMKGFADIPTGASCPYIVRRGLLGTAVVPINQKEAIPEDETD; encoded by the exons ATGAGCTGGGCCGAGGAGGACTGGACGGCAGGCCTGTCGGGACGGGTTCTGCAAAAGGTGAAGGAGCTGCAGGCCCACCAGGAGCGGCTGTCCAGAGAGAACAAGCAGAAACAGCTGCAACTGGACAACATCCACCTTAGCCATGACAAACAAACTGTTAAG TACGAGGAGATGCGTGGGGAGCTCCACGCGGTGCGCAGGGAGCTCCAGAGTGTCCGGGAGGAAGCTCAAGTGGCCTTGAACGGCGAGCAACGCCTCACCCAGGAGCTTCAGACCAAGCAAGCCCAAGTCTGCTTTTTGGAAGGGCAGCTGGATGCCTCCCGGACCGTTAACAACAAACTCACCCAGCAAATTAAAAG ACTGGAGGCAGAACTAGAGAAGCTACAGAATGGCAGTAGGTCAACGGACAGCAGCCCTTTCTCCACGCCCTGCTGGAGTGCAAGCTCGCCATGGGAACACCACG GGAGCCGCAAGGACGAGAGGATGGTGCAAAATGAGGAAATGCAGAGCTCCCCATACATTCGT CGACTCCAGTTCCCTGACACCCCGTCTACTTCGTTGCCGCGGCTACACAAGACCACACCACGCAGCCACCCATCCGACCCTTTTTCCACTCCCTTGGCTGCGTTTCCGTGGGAGCGGGACGACCCCAGGCCAACGGCCAGGCGAGCATCTCCGTCATCTCCCCAGACGCCAGTTGCTGACCACCAGTCAAAGCGGGAGGTGCCTGAGAGGGAGAAAGACCTCAGTACACAAGCAGACA TGTCTTTGTCACAAATGAGGCATCATGCAGCGTCTCTGGAGCAAGAGCTGAGCGAAAAGACGGAGACGTTGAAATCACTTCAGGATGAAGTGGCGCTGGGCAAGAAAAAGATGGCCGCCACCGAGCTCAGCCTGCAGAGAGCGCACAACGAACTCAGCGGTGCACACACGAGAATTGCTCAGGAGACCGAACGG GCGTCGGCAGTTGAGCAGAGGCTCAAGCAGCTTCAAGAGGAGCTCAAGTGTCAGCGGCAGAATGCTGATAGCAGCCGACTGCAGCACCAACAGCGCACCAAGGAGCTGGACAAGCAACATCAAAGG GACCTTCTGGAGCTTCAGAAGGAGAAACAGTGCATGGAGAAACAGCATCAACAGGAAGTGAATAAACTCAACCAAGAGCTGCAGCAGGCCAGGACGCTTCACAACGCCCTGCAGGCCCAAGCTGACAAG CTGTCTCAGCAGAAACAAACCCTGGAGAAAGAGTTGGAGTCTCTAAAGGAGAAAGTCAAATTCACAGAGGCACAGCTGCAGGAGAGTCAGAAAAAAGAGACACAAATACAAGCAAAACTGAAG GAGGTGATGCTTGATGCTGAGTGTGTAGCAGTGAGTCTGGAGCAGAGCAAGAAGAGAGAGCGAGCACTGGAGGAAGAGGCGGGCAGGCTGGCAGAGGAGAAAGTGGATGCCCTTCGCCTTCTTAAAGAACTACAAG AACAAAAAGCTTCACCCCTCCCAGATTGCACACCGCTTGTCCTGGCTTGTCCCATTGGACAGAGCTCCTCGTCCCAACCCTCCTCTCGTCACACTCGGTCGTCTGCGTACACCAAAAGGCCTGCCACCCTCCGAGCTGAGCCGAGTGGAGTGAAACAAGAGGAAGAGGTCCAGCAAAGGGCAGAGATTTCCGTTTCGTACCCGCCTGACCGAGAGCCCGGAGAAGGCATTGATTCTGAGCACATCATTGCAGACATCGAATGTTCCTGTCGAGGAGTAAACTACGAGGAGAAGGAGTCCTCTTCATCTAGCAATGCCCCCGCCAAGGGGGAGAAAGACACTATCGTTCGCGAAACTCTGAAGTCTGAACAAACGGTTTGCACGGACGACCTCCAGAGGGAGAACGCCTCGCTGCGTTCGGAGCTGGGCGACATGCGCGAAGCGCTCCAGAAGCAATTGGACGACCTTGAAGTTCAGCGGTGTGCCGAAGTGGAGACCAGGACGCGTTTGAAACAGCTTAGCCGTAAACACGCCAGCCAGGGTGCTGAGAGGGAGGAGCAGGACAAGCAATGGAAGGCTCAGttggagagggagaagagcgaGAATGATAGGTTGAGGAAGACTTTGGCGGCTTTGGAGGAAAGAGAGGAACGAGACGGGACGACGCAGGCACGAGAGGACCGAGAGGCGGAAATGATGCAGCTTAACCTCCAGCTGAAGCAGCAGCTTGGGGAAGTGAAAGTCCAACTGGCTTTAGAACGAGAAGGGCGAGAACGAGAGAACAAGGAGCTGACTCAAATCGCTGCTGCTGAGAGAGAAGCAAACAAACAACTCATTGTCAAACAGGAAGAACTTACAGCCCAGCTTGCTGAGCTGAAGAGCGGCAAAGATGAAGAATCTCTATGTGATGCGAAAGTGGTAGCCAGCAGCCCACTGACTTACATGACTCTCCTCAGTGACGGACTCGACTTCAACAACAGCGTCTCGGAAAACCAAGTGCCATCACCGGAGCAGTACGCCCACTTCTGCCAATCGACCAATCGGCTCAACACGCCGGCCTCCCAGAACACAACGATGGCGCCGCAACACTCACAGCTGTCACATGAGGGACAAACTGGGCAAATTGAGTTGGAAGACACCTCTTCAGATCATCTCCGCAAGGACGAGTCAGAGTCGTCCGACCTTACAGAGGAGATTGAACGACTGAGGCAAGAAAATGCACAGGAGACGGAACGTGCTAAGCAGCTACAAATTAAACTGACTGTCCTTCAAAACCAG CTGACCAGTCAGACCAAGCAGCTGACCTTGGGCTTCGAGAAGCAGAGCCAGTACATCTCAGGACTTCTCACTGAACTACAGGAGAAGGATGGCGCCCTCCTCAGCCAGGGGGAAGAACTGCGACGCTGCATTCAAGAACTGGACGCACTCAAGGATGAGGGAATGGGAAGAAAAGTGGGAAAAATTTCCACGGTGGAGAATTGCATCACAAGCAACTTGGTCGCAAAGAAAGACGTCCTGCCGAATGCGCTCAGTGTGTCGCATGACATCACCTCAGAGATAGGACAAAGTCATGATGAGATCATCAACCATCTGCAGACACAG GTGGTGGCGCTGCAGAAGGAGCTAGAGGAACTCACCGAGGTAGCCCGGCAGCAGGCTGAGGAGCTGTCCATTTGGAAGTTGGCTTCTCAACCCTCTTCCACGTTGGATCATGTCCTTCCCAGCCAATATGAAACGCCAACACAGCGCAGCGCCATAGACCATAGTGCAGCGTTGGTCATCAGAGAGGATGAGGTGTTGCTCTCTTGCGTCTCCAACAGGCTGCAAGGTCGCATGCTCTGCAACAG CGTGCACCAGAACAACATGCAAGTGATGAGCATCCTGCAGGCCCCAGCTGACATGAACACG CCGTCAGATAAGGACACCCAGCTGTCAGGACCAAATCGGAGCCCACACAAGTTTTCCGACCAAGAAACGGGCCAGGACCACGTCAGCAAAATTCCCGCACAAATTTCAGATGGCAGCTGGACGGCGAGCAAACACTTGAGCGCAAGCACCAACTGCTCGGCCACAAGTGTCAGCACTCAAACTGAGCATCTACGCTCGGGTGCCACCGAGGCGCTACCTGAGCGCCACTGCGCGCACACGCAGACAGTCACTGAGAAAAAAGATTCAGATGACGTTTCACCCCACCAACCGCAAGCCGCGCCATCTgcgggccgagagacgggagacAAAATGCTCTTTTCCACTTCCTTCCCCATCCCGGCCGACCCAGTGCGTCTGGCCGAACGGATACGACGAAACAGGATGCAGCTGTCTGCCGCTTTTGACGACACCGAATATGAACCCTACGGTCTCCCGGAAGTTGTCATGAAAG GTTTTGCAGATATCCCCACTGGGGCCTCGTGCCCCTACATTGTGAGGCGGGGCTTGTTAGGGACCGCTGTTGTGCCCATCAATCAGAAGGAGGCCATCCCGGAGGACGAGACGGATTGA